One window of the Asticcacaulis sp. SL142 genome contains the following:
- a CDS encoding TonB-dependent receptor, whose product MGDIKRKLACLWWVTVALSHPAWAQETTKPKDETPTVTIKGKKPLNRADRQVYDVTKDPDHDTATADDTLKKIPGVAVDAEGGVTIRGNQAQVMVNGRPWLMYVGDNRAAALRSMPSSMIASIEVISTPGAQYGSNGTGGIINIVTKRSLPPGWFASTTVQVSSNGAGMVNGVFQYNRDKLTASVFANIADYKSESHSAFDLAQLTPDGRPVITTDQTNRSTVKSRSNVINGSIDYQLDDNDSLSGQFSYLSSSGTDGGEGQTRRSDANGTPTDLYDSDLTSRFDNETQTLGLGWTRTGATAGDALKVDLKVNRNTSTNRGDNLSFYSLSSLPENQGPRAQNSLNRSEATTAVFSVDYNKGLESGEVTTGLQITHDDADNNNESSFLYTPGVETPALNPAFSNPFTYRQTIRAAYATWQTMLGDHWVVLGGLRAEGLSFESRNAATGAPVKVDYTNLNPSAFATYVISEHKKIRFNYSRRLQRPGAWDLNPSQRYGGAQLVSVGTPDLKPQETDSFETSYEYAKDMTSLSVRAYRLQNRKIISNVRTFIDDPQNAGNQVVLVSRRNAGRSEQTGVQFDYRSQIRPNLSFNTTLTVFEMAMTLPDMPDRSQVTVNSQIGLNYYSKKGHGISLNLNSVGKQINDYGYMVGNTSVMATYNHALSPPLTLTVMATDVLRTTKTKFVTETRDSRGLSYASRQAPVISISLSRRFGSGYGAPKSVKPK is encoded by the coding sequence ATGGGGGACATCAAACGAAAACTGGCCTGTTTGTGGTGGGTCACCGTCGCCCTAAGTCATCCGGCCTGGGCGCAGGAAACAACTAAGCCTAAAGATGAAACCCCGACCGTCACCATCAAAGGCAAAAAGCCGCTCAACCGCGCCGACCGTCAGGTCTATGACGTCACCAAAGACCCTGACCATGACACTGCCACAGCGGATGATACGCTTAAGAAAATTCCGGGCGTCGCGGTCGATGCCGAAGGCGGCGTGACGATCCGCGGCAATCAGGCCCAGGTCATGGTCAATGGCCGCCCTTGGCTGATGTATGTTGGCGATAACCGCGCCGCCGCCCTGCGCTCCATGCCATCAAGTATGATCGCCTCAATTGAGGTCATCTCAACCCCCGGCGCGCAATATGGCTCAAACGGCACTGGCGGCATCATCAATATCGTGACCAAGCGGTCCCTGCCGCCGGGCTGGTTCGCCAGCACAACCGTGCAAGTGTCGTCAAACGGCGCTGGCATGGTCAATGGCGTTTTTCAGTACAACAGGGATAAGCTGACCGCCTCGGTCTTTGCCAATATCGCCGATTACAAAAGCGAATCCCACTCTGCCTTTGATCTGGCGCAACTGACCCCCGATGGCCGCCCGGTCATCACCACGGATCAGACAAACCGGTCGACGGTTAAAAGCCGGTCAAACGTGATCAACGGTTCGATTGACTACCAACTGGATGACAACGATTCGCTCAGTGGTCAGTTCAGCTACCTGTCCTCCTCCGGCACTGACGGCGGCGAAGGCCAGACCCGAAGGTCAGACGCTAATGGCACGCCCACCGACCTTTACGACAGCGACTTAACCTCACGGTTTGACAACGAAACCCAGACCCTTGGGCTGGGCTGGACGCGCACGGGTGCTACGGCGGGCGATGCGCTCAAGGTCGATCTGAAGGTCAATCGCAACACATCGACCAACCGTGGTGATAACCTCTCCTTCTACAGCCTGTCGTCCCTGCCCGAAAATCAGGGCCCACGGGCGCAGAATTCCCTTAACCGCTCCGAAGCCACCACCGCCGTCTTCAGCGTCGATTATAACAAAGGTCTGGAATCCGGCGAGGTTACCACCGGCCTTCAGATCACCCACGATGATGCCGACAATAATAATGAGAGCAGCTTCCTGTATACGCCGGGCGTTGAGACGCCTGCGCTCAATCCGGCCTTCAGCAACCCGTTTACCTACAGGCAAACCATCCGCGCGGCCTATGCCACCTGGCAGACCATGCTGGGCGATCACTGGGTGGTGCTTGGGGGCTTACGGGCCGAAGGGCTCAGTTTCGAGAGCCGCAATGCCGCAACCGGCGCGCCGGTTAAGGTCGACTACACCAATCTGAACCCCAGCGCCTTTGCGACCTATGTCATATCGGAGCACAAGAAAATCCGGTTCAACTATTCGCGCCGCCTGCAACGGCCAGGCGCCTGGGACCTTAATCCGTCCCAGCGATACGGCGGGGCGCAATTGGTCAGCGTCGGCACGCCCGACCTGAAACCGCAGGAAACCGACTCGTTTGAAACGTCTTACGAATACGCCAAGGACATGACCAGCCTGTCGGTGCGCGCCTACCGCCTGCAAAACCGCAAGATCATCAGCAATGTCCGCACCTTCATAGACGACCCGCAAAATGCCGGCAATCAGGTGGTTCTGGTCTCCCGCCGCAACGCTGGCCGCAGCGAGCAGACCGGCGTGCAGTTCGATTACCGAAGCCAGATAAGGCCGAACCTGTCGTTCAATACGACGCTGACGGTCTTTGAAATGGCTATGACCCTCCCCGACATGCCGGATCGGTCGCAGGTAACGGTCAACAGCCAGATCGGCCTGAACTACTATTCAAAAAAAGGCCACGGCATCTCGCTGAACCTCAATTCCGTGGGCAAGCAGATCAACGATTATGGCTATATGGTCGGCAACACCAGCGTCATGGCGACCTATAATCACGCGTTGTCGCC